In Columba livia isolate bColLiv1 breed racing homer chromosome 8, bColLiv1.pat.W.v2, whole genome shotgun sequence, a single genomic region encodes these proteins:
- the USP1 gene encoding ubiquitin carboxyl-terminal hydrolase 1 isoform X1, which translates to MPGVLPSEGSGPARGSPSKKNRLSLKLFQKKEAKRALDFTESQENEQKSSEFRGSEVDQVVPAAQPPSLVSCEKKDNMLPFVGLNNLGNTCYLNSVLQVLYFCPGFKTGVKHLYNIISKKKESLKDESEQKAEKGNCKEDPLASYELICSLHSLILSVEQLQASFLLNPEKYTDELATQPRRLLNTLRELNPMYEGYLQHDAQEVLQCILGNIQETCQLLKKEELNKLPVEEPAAKLEEKANQNTESNGTGSAAEDEDNAPSSHGGETAEDKLLKGNGKRKSDAEGGNAKKKSKVSKEQIAAEENQRQTRSKRKATGEKVENQTDAIAKCSSESEGAKPTQKKSRLRLNWLKSSCKQPSILSKFYSLGKLTTNLGSRDPRKEYDDCELEESSVKCENGHNTKEEYCEPASPVESHNEKGAEKEPKKEGTELAVFELVEKLFQGQLVLRTRCLECECFTERREDFQDISVPVQEDELSKTEESSEISPEPKTEMKTLKWAISQFASVERIVGEDKYFCENCHHYTEAERSLLFDKMPEVITIHLKCFAASGLEFDCYGGLSKINTPLLTPLKLSLDEWSTKPTNDTYGLFAVVMHSGITISSGHYTASVKITDLNSLELDKGNFITDQMYEMIKPEPLNEEEARTVAEEYDDGEVSFRVNGNAQPGKVLNKKNMEAVGLLGGQKSKSDCDLYNKPANPEKFLNIVPENRNAESSSSATGTEAGTEPRQEPTGTATSGLETKALCVLQSLKEYEGKWLLFDDSEVKVTEEKDFLNSLSPTSSSTSTPYLLFYKKIVE; encoded by the exons ATGCCGGGGGTGTTACCGAGCGAGGGCAGCGGGCCCGCCAGGGGCAGCCCCTCCAAGAAGAACCGGCTCTCCCTGAAGCTCTTCCAGAAAAAGGAGGCGAAGAGAGCGCTGGATTTCACCGAGTCTCAGGAGAACGAACAAAAGAGTTCGGAATTCCGAGGCTCCGAGGT TGATCAGGTGgttcctgcagcacagcctccTTCGCTCGTTAGCTGTGAGAAGAAAGACAACATGCTGCCTTTTGTGGGCTTGAACAATCTGGGTAACACGTGTTACCTGAACAGCGTCCTTCAG GTATTATatttttgtcctggttttaaAACCGGAGTAAAACATTTATATAATAtaatttcaaagaagaaagaatcttTGAAGGACGAAAGCgagcaaaaagcagaaaag GGAAATTGTAAAGAAGATCCACTGGCAAGTTACGAACTAATCTGCAGTTTGCACTCGTTGATTCTTTCAGTCGAGCAGCTTCAAGCCAGCTTTCTCTTAAATCCAGAAAAATACACAGATGAACTTGCAACTCAGCCACGAAGGCTACTGAATACCCTTAG AGAGCTCAACCCTATGTACGAAGGCTACTTACAGCACGACGCCCAGGAAGTTCTGCAGTGTATCCTGGGCAACATTCAAGAAACGTGTCAGCTcctgaagaaggaagaattgaACAAACTGCCCGTGGAAGAGCCTGCAGCTAAACTAGAGGAAAAAGCTAATCAAAATACCGAGAGCAATGGAACCGGCAGTGCTGCTGAGGATGAGGATAATGCACCGAGTAGCCATGGTGGAGAGACGGCTGAAGACAAGCTGCTCAAAGGCAACGGGAAAAGAAAAAGCGATGCTGAGGGTGGCAACGCaaagaaaaaatccaaagtGTCAAAAGAACAAATCGCAGCGGAAGAAAATCAAAGGCAAACCAGGTCGAAGAGGAAAGCGACAGGAGAAAAGGTGGAAAATCAGACTGATGCCATTGCCAAGTGTTCCAGTGAAAGTGAGGGTGCGAAGCCGACGCAGAAGAAGTCACGGCTCAGGCTAAACTGGTTGAAATCCTCATGCAAACAGCCTAGTATTCTGTCTAAATTTTATAGTCTAGGAAAGCTAACTACAAACTTGGGATCCAGAGACCCAAGGAAAGAATATGATGACTGTGAGCTCGAAGAGTCATCTGTAAAGTGTGAAAATGGTCACAACACTAAAGAAGAATATTGTGAACCAGCATCTCCCGTGGAAAGCCATAATGAAAAAGGAGCTGAAAAGGAACCAAAAAAGGAAG GTACAGAACTGGCTGTTTTTGAGCTGGTGGAGAAGCTGTTCCAGGGCCAGTTGGTGCTGCGGACGAGATGTTTGGAGTGCGAGTGCTTCACGGAAAGGAGAGAAGATTTTCAGGACATCAGTGTTCCAGTGCAAGAAGATGAACTTTCTAAAACTGAAGAGAGTTCTGAAA TTTCTCCAGAGCCAAAAACGGAAATGAAGACTCTTAAATGGGCAATTTCACAGTTTGCGTCAGTGGAAAGGATTGTGGGAGAGGATAAATATTTCTGCGAAAACTGCCACCATTACACAGAAGCAGAGCGCAGCCTTTTATTCGATAAAATGCCTGAAGTGATTACAATTCATTTGAAGTGCTTTGCTGCTAGTGGCTTAGA gTTTGATTGCTATGGTGGACTGTCCAAGATAAACACTCCCTTGTTGACGCCTCTCAAACTGTCGCTAGATGAATGGAGCACGAAGCCGACCAACGACACCTACGGCTTGTTTGCGGTGGTGATGCACAGTGGCATCACCATCAGCAGCGGACACTACACGGCATCGGTTAAAATTACAGATCTGAACAGCCTGGAGCTAGATAAGGGAAATTTCATCACTGACCAAATGTATGAAATGATTAAACCGGAGCCACTGAACGAGGAGGAGGCCAGAACTGTTGCTGAAGAGTACGACGATGGCGAAGTCTCTTTTAGAGTCAACGGCAATGCGCAGCCGGGTAAAGTTCTGAACAAAAAGAACATGGAAGCCGTCGGACTTCTCGGGGGGCAGAAGAGCAAGTCTGACTGTGACCTGTACAACAAACCAGCCAACCCTGAGAAGTTCCTGAACATCGTTCCCGAGAACAGAAATGCCGAGTCCAGCAGCAGCGCCACGGGCACGGAGGCCGGCACGGAACCCAGGCAGGAACCCACGGGCACTGCCACCAGCGGACTGGAAACCAAAGCTCTGTGCGTGCTGCAGAGCCTCAAAGAGTACGAGGGCAAGTGGTTGCTCTTTGATGATTCTGAAGTGAAGGTCACAGAAGAAAAGGACTTTCTGAATTCTCTTTCTCCGACATCGTCGTCTACATCGACTCCTTACCTACTGTTTTATAAGAAAATTGTAGAGTGA
- the USP1 gene encoding ubiquitin carboxyl-terminal hydrolase 1 isoform X2: MLPFVGLNNLGNTCYLNSVLQVLYFCPGFKTGVKHLYNIISKKKESLKDESEQKAEKGNCKEDPLASYELICSLHSLILSVEQLQASFLLNPEKYTDELATQPRRLLNTLRELNPMYEGYLQHDAQEVLQCILGNIQETCQLLKKEELNKLPVEEPAAKLEEKANQNTESNGTGSAAEDEDNAPSSHGGETAEDKLLKGNGKRKSDAEGGNAKKKSKVSKEQIAAEENQRQTRSKRKATGEKVENQTDAIAKCSSESEGAKPTQKKSRLRLNWLKSSCKQPSILSKFYSLGKLTTNLGSRDPRKEYDDCELEESSVKCENGHNTKEEYCEPASPVESHNEKGAEKEPKKEGTELAVFELVEKLFQGQLVLRTRCLECECFTERREDFQDISVPVQEDELSKTEESSEISPEPKTEMKTLKWAISQFASVERIVGEDKYFCENCHHYTEAERSLLFDKMPEVITIHLKCFAASGLEFDCYGGLSKINTPLLTPLKLSLDEWSTKPTNDTYGLFAVVMHSGITISSGHYTASVKITDLNSLELDKGNFITDQMYEMIKPEPLNEEEARTVAEEYDDGEVSFRVNGNAQPGKVLNKKNMEAVGLLGGQKSKSDCDLYNKPANPEKFLNIVPENRNAESSSSATGTEAGTEPRQEPTGTATSGLETKALCVLQSLKEYEGKWLLFDDSEVKVTEEKDFLNSLSPTSSSTSTPYLLFYKKIVE, encoded by the exons ATGCTGCCTTTTGTGGGCTTGAACAATCTGGGTAACACGTGTTACCTGAACAGCGTCCTTCAG GTATTATatttttgtcctggttttaaAACCGGAGTAAAACATTTATATAATAtaatttcaaagaagaaagaatcttTGAAGGACGAAAGCgagcaaaaagcagaaaag GGAAATTGTAAAGAAGATCCACTGGCAAGTTACGAACTAATCTGCAGTTTGCACTCGTTGATTCTTTCAGTCGAGCAGCTTCAAGCCAGCTTTCTCTTAAATCCAGAAAAATACACAGATGAACTTGCAACTCAGCCACGAAGGCTACTGAATACCCTTAG AGAGCTCAACCCTATGTACGAAGGCTACTTACAGCACGACGCCCAGGAAGTTCTGCAGTGTATCCTGGGCAACATTCAAGAAACGTGTCAGCTcctgaagaaggaagaattgaACAAACTGCCCGTGGAAGAGCCTGCAGCTAAACTAGAGGAAAAAGCTAATCAAAATACCGAGAGCAATGGAACCGGCAGTGCTGCTGAGGATGAGGATAATGCACCGAGTAGCCATGGTGGAGAGACGGCTGAAGACAAGCTGCTCAAAGGCAACGGGAAAAGAAAAAGCGATGCTGAGGGTGGCAACGCaaagaaaaaatccaaagtGTCAAAAGAACAAATCGCAGCGGAAGAAAATCAAAGGCAAACCAGGTCGAAGAGGAAAGCGACAGGAGAAAAGGTGGAAAATCAGACTGATGCCATTGCCAAGTGTTCCAGTGAAAGTGAGGGTGCGAAGCCGACGCAGAAGAAGTCACGGCTCAGGCTAAACTGGTTGAAATCCTCATGCAAACAGCCTAGTATTCTGTCTAAATTTTATAGTCTAGGAAAGCTAACTACAAACTTGGGATCCAGAGACCCAAGGAAAGAATATGATGACTGTGAGCTCGAAGAGTCATCTGTAAAGTGTGAAAATGGTCACAACACTAAAGAAGAATATTGTGAACCAGCATCTCCCGTGGAAAGCCATAATGAAAAAGGAGCTGAAAAGGAACCAAAAAAGGAAG GTACAGAACTGGCTGTTTTTGAGCTGGTGGAGAAGCTGTTCCAGGGCCAGTTGGTGCTGCGGACGAGATGTTTGGAGTGCGAGTGCTTCACGGAAAGGAGAGAAGATTTTCAGGACATCAGTGTTCCAGTGCAAGAAGATGAACTTTCTAAAACTGAAGAGAGTTCTGAAA TTTCTCCAGAGCCAAAAACGGAAATGAAGACTCTTAAATGGGCAATTTCACAGTTTGCGTCAGTGGAAAGGATTGTGGGAGAGGATAAATATTTCTGCGAAAACTGCCACCATTACACAGAAGCAGAGCGCAGCCTTTTATTCGATAAAATGCCTGAAGTGATTACAATTCATTTGAAGTGCTTTGCTGCTAGTGGCTTAGA gTTTGATTGCTATGGTGGACTGTCCAAGATAAACACTCCCTTGTTGACGCCTCTCAAACTGTCGCTAGATGAATGGAGCACGAAGCCGACCAACGACACCTACGGCTTGTTTGCGGTGGTGATGCACAGTGGCATCACCATCAGCAGCGGACACTACACGGCATCGGTTAAAATTACAGATCTGAACAGCCTGGAGCTAGATAAGGGAAATTTCATCACTGACCAAATGTATGAAATGATTAAACCGGAGCCACTGAACGAGGAGGAGGCCAGAACTGTTGCTGAAGAGTACGACGATGGCGAAGTCTCTTTTAGAGTCAACGGCAATGCGCAGCCGGGTAAAGTTCTGAACAAAAAGAACATGGAAGCCGTCGGACTTCTCGGGGGGCAGAAGAGCAAGTCTGACTGTGACCTGTACAACAAACCAGCCAACCCTGAGAAGTTCCTGAACATCGTTCCCGAGAACAGAAATGCCGAGTCCAGCAGCAGCGCCACGGGCACGGAGGCCGGCACGGAACCCAGGCAGGAACCCACGGGCACTGCCACCAGCGGACTGGAAACCAAAGCTCTGTGCGTGCTGCAGAGCCTCAAAGAGTACGAGGGCAAGTGGTTGCTCTTTGATGATTCTGAAGTGAAGGTCACAGAAGAAAAGGACTTTCTGAATTCTCTTTCTCCGACATCGTCGTCTACATCGACTCCTTACCTACTGTTTTATAAGAAAATTGTAGAGTGA